The segment TTTCAATACGTTACGAAGAACAACGGCGATGCGCACGGAGGTATGCGATGGGTTTGCTCTCAGAGCTGACGTACACCCATATGGAGGTCTTCTCGACGATGGAGGCGATCGGTCGCTCGATCGCAGCGGCGCGGCGTGCGCGAGAAGATGAGGGCGAGGTCAACGCGATCCTGCGTGAGATCGTGCCGCGGGCGTTGCTTTTGCGCCAGCGTTTGCAGGCGACCTTCGATCGGGAGCGCGAGCATCTCTACCCGCGAGTGCGGCGCATCTTCGGCTCGGAGGTCGAAGAGATCGAGGGGCTCAAGCGCTACGCCGAGCAGATCCTGGATCAGCTCGATCATTTTATGGAGGAGCTCCCCGCCGCCACACGCGGGCGCTACCACCCGGTGCGCCTGGCGTACCTGGCGCTGCTCTTTGATGAGCTCGCCGAGCTCTATGAGGCGCGCACCGAGATCGAGCGCGGGTTCTACGAGACCTACTCCACGATTGTGTTTCCGGGCGGGGCGACCACCGATTGAGGGGGCGCCTCACCTGGGGGGAGCTTGCCGGCTTTGCCAAAGAGAGATGGCTCGCGCATAGTCGCAGCCGTCTTCGAGAAGAGGCCGGCCGATGAATGAGTGGAAAAATCAGCAGGGAGTTGGGGCGGAGCGCGGCGCGCCGGCAGACTTTGCCGACGCGACGACGTTGAAAGTTGTGGGCGCGCGCGATCTGCTCGCGCGCCTGCGTCCTTTGAGTGAGGCGGGGCGCGCGCGTGCGGCACAGGTGCACATCTTCCGCAACGCGGAGGCTCAGCGTTGGGACGCAGAGGTGGAGCGCCTGCGCACGCTCGATCTCTGGCGCCAGGATCATCCCGACGTTCAACGCCCGATCGCCGATGCCCTTGGCGAACTGCCCGCCCTGGAGCGACCGCTGCGCCGGCTGCAACTTGCGGAAGTGCTGCGCGACGCGGAGCTCTTTGAGGTCAAACGCTTCCTTTTTTATGCCCTGGCGATCTTTGAGGCGGCCGCCGGCGCCGATGGCCTGCCGCGCCCCGGCGATCCAGGCTTTGAGGTGCTGCGCGAGACGATGGCCTCAATGCACCCGGAGGCACAACCCAGCGCGCGTTTTCATCTGAGCGACCAGCTCGATGCGGCGCTGGCCCGGGCACGAAAGGCGCATCGCCGCACGGGGCGCGAACTTCGTAAGGTTCGCGACGCTGCCGAGGCCGAGATCTGCGAGCGCCTGGGTGGACGTTTCGATGTGCGGGGCCGCTACCGACCCGAGGCCGGTATAACCCCCGACGATCATCGCCTGGCCTACCGGGCCGGGGCCTGGCAGCTGGTCGATGAGGCGGTGGTGGAGGCCGAGGCGGTTGTGGCCCGCGCCGGCGAGGAGGTGGAGACCTGCGAGCAGCAGGTGCGCGGGCGTTTGAGCGAACTTCTCACCCGGGTGCTCCCGCAGCTTGAGGGGGCGCTGGAGGCGCTGGTGCGTTTTGATGAGGGGCTTGCGCGGGTGCGACTTCGCGAGGCGATCGGCGGATGCTGGCCGCGGCGTGACGAGCAGGCCGGGTTGGAGGTTGTGCAGGGGCGCGATCCTCGTCAGGTCGATCGCATTGGCGATGAGGTTCAGGCCATCGACGTGGCGCTCGACTCGCCGGTGACGGTGGTGCTCGGCCCGAATATGGGCGGAAAGTCCGCGCTCTTAAAGCTCGTGGGCCTGTGCCAGTTCTGCGCGCAGGCGGCGCTGCCGGTGCCCGCCGGCGGTTGCACCTTTGGCTTGATGGAGGGGCTGATCTACGTGGGCAGTGAGGAGGGGGGCGTCGCCGAGGAGGAGGGGCTCTCCTCGTTCGGGCGCGAGGTGCGACGGCTTGTGGCGCATTGGGAGGGAGCCGCGCCCCGGCTGTGGCTACTCGATGAGCCGGGGCGCGGCACCCACCCGGCCGAGGGCGCGCGCTTTGCGCGGTCGGTGATTGAGGCCCGGCAGCAGGCCGGCGATCGCGTGGTCGCCGCTACGCATTTTCCCGAGATCGCCGCGGCCGACGACGTCGCGCGGTTGCGCATTGCCGGATTGCAGGTCAGCGATGAGGCGCTGCGCGCGGCGCTCGCCAGCGGAGATCGCCAGGATGTGGCGGGCCTCACCGCCGCGCTGCGCGCGCTGATGGACTACCGCCCTCAACCCAGTCGCGCCACCGATGTGCCCCGCGACGCCTGGCGGGTGGCCCGGGCCCTGGGTCTTGATCTGGGCGATGAGGGCTGAGATCGCCCCGGCGCGCCCGAAAAACTTCCCCATGACCCGAAATCGGGTGAGGATGAGCGCTCTCAGCATCGCCAGCGGGCGAGGTGTGGGCGTGGTTTGATGTCGAAGAGCGGTCAAGAGGTGTTTTCTTAAAGTTTCTCTTTAAGTTTTTTGACCCGGCCCCCAACCTGTTGTCTTATGGGTTCACGATGTAGGTGCAGGTAGTCATGCAAGGAAGCGATCGACACCAGCATCGGGAGGTTCCCCTCCAGGGCGTCTCGGGCATGTTTTAAGTGCTTGAAAACGTTATGTCCTGAGAGCCCTCTGGCAGGATCTGCGATCTTTTGCTGGCCGAAGGCCATCATGGTGCGCAGACTAAACGCCCTGTCAGGGCCAGCTCGGGTGAAGGGAGCGTCGATCGAAGTGTGGGCGCATAGTGCGTCGGACATCACCCAATCATCACTCGTGGAAAGGAGTGGGCCCATGTTGACCCTAACCAGGAAGGTCGGGGAGTCGATTCGAATCGGGGAAGAGATCGAGATCGTCGTCAAAGAGATTCGCCGCAATCAGGTTCGCATCGGCATTGTCGCGCCGCGCGACGTTCCGATTTATCGCGAAGAGGTGTACGAGGCGATTCAGGAGGAGCAGGGCGACGACGAGGAGCCATAGAAAGCGGGCGACATACGCATCGGGAGCGCGATGGGAAGCGAGCAGCAGCCGTACGCAGGGTATGGGATGTCTCAACGGGGAGAGACGCAGCTGGTGCTGCTATGGCGCGACCCGGAGGTGGGCTATGTGTACTGGGAGCTCGCCGGGGAGGTGCGTCCACGCGAAGCGTGGGCGCGCCTGATGCGTTTGAGGTCCGACAGGGAGTGGGAGGAGCTGGAGCGCTGGCGGATCGATGAGGCGCTCTCAGGGCGATTTGTGCGTGTGGATCAGGGGAGAGCGAGCTACCGGGCGGAGCTGGGGGTTGTGGGGTCGGACGGCAGCTTTGAGGTGCGGGTGAGCTCGGAGGTGAGCGAAGCTCCGGGGCGCAGCCCCGGTGAGGCAGCGCCACGTTTTGTGCGCGTGATGCTCAGCGAAAAGCGGGGCTTAAGCTGGGAGCCCACCGAACATACACACCCGTCGCTGGGGCGTTTTCTTCCTGGCGAGGGGGAGCGGCCGAGCTCGGCGGCGTTTGCAAAAGCTCAAAAAGACAGCGGGGTCAGGAGCTCCGAGGGGGACGCATGAAGACGTATTTGAGCGTGGTGCTGCACGCGCACCTGCCTTTTATTCGCCATCCGGAGCACGCCTACCACCTCGAAGAGATGTGGTTTTATGAGGCGATGCACGAGACCTACCTCCCGCTGCTGCAGGCCCTCGACCGGCTGGAGGCCGACGGGGTTGAGGGGAAGGTGACGCTGAGTTTGAGCGCGCCGCTGATCGCGATGATGGCCGACGGGCTTCTGCGCGAGCGTTTTGTGGCGCAGCTCGAGCGGATGCGGGATCTGGCGCGCGCGGAGCGCGCGCATGGCGAGCGGCCGCAGGGCGCGCGGGAACTCTCCGACTATTACGAGGCGCGTTTTGAGGGGTTGCGCACGTATTACCTCGATGAGCTCGGGGGCGATGTGCTCGCGCGCTTTAAACACCACGCTCAGGGCCATCGTCTGGAGCTGATGACCTGTGTGGGGACCCACCCGATCTTGCCTTTTCTGGAGAGCGACGCCGGCAGGCGCGCGCAGATCCGCGCGGGGATCGCCGAGTTTGAGCAGCATCTGGGCTTTCGGCCGCGCGGCATCTGGATCGCGGAGTGCGCCTTTGCGCCGGGCATCGATCGGCTGCTGGCCGAGGAGGGCATCGCCTTCGCGTGTCTGGAGGATGTGGGCATCCTCACCGCAGATGCGCCGCCCGTTTACGGCACCTACTCGCCACTGGTCTCTCCGGCGGGCGTGGCGTTTTTCGGGCGAGATCAGCTGGCGAGTGCGCAGGTCTGGAGCGCGAGTGAGGGGTATCCGGGGGATTATGATTACCGGGAGTTTTATCGGGACCTGGGCTACGACCTGCCGATGGAGGTGGTCGCGCCCTACATTCACCCCGACGGGATTCGGCATCATACCGGACTGAAATACCATCGCATCACCGGCGATGTGGACCTGGGCGATAAGGACTTCTACCGCCCGGAGGTCGCCGCTCGTCGCGCCCGGGAGCACGCCTCGCATTTTGTGCACGCGCGTCGCGACCAGGGACGCGATCTTTTTGAGAAGTTGGGGCAGCGCCCCGCGCACCTGACCTGCTCCTACGATGCGGAGCTCTTCGGGCACTGGTGGTTTGAGGGGCCGCTCTTTCTGGAGGCGGTGCTGCGCGAGGCCACCCATCATGAGGAGCTTCAGCTGGTCTCTCCGCTGGATTATCTGGCCGAAGAGCCGGTGCAGCAGCAGGCCACGCCCGGGATCTCGACCTGGGGCGAGGAGTCTTATTTTGGGGTGTGGCTCGATCCGTCGAACGCCTGGATTTACCGGCATCTTCGCAACGCCGAGGCGCGGATGTTGGAGCTTGTGGAAGACGTGGAGCGAGGCGGCCCTGGCGAGGATCCCAACCTCGGGCGCGCGCTGCGCCTGATGGGGCAGCAGCTGCTCTTAGCCCAGGCCAGCGACTGGGCGTTTATCATGAAGACGGGCACCACCGTGGAGTACGCCCATCGCCGTCAGGCCGGGCACCTGGAGCATGTGGAAGCACTCGCGGAGATGATCGCTTCCAGGGCCGTCGACATCGAACTTCTCGACGCGCTGGAAGCGCGCTACCCGATCTTCGGAACCCTTGATGCGGCGTGGTGGCGCGATGAGGCAAAGGTCGCTTTAAGCGTCGGCTCCTGAGGTCGCCACCCCGGCGCTCCGGCCGGTGTTTAGATTTGGCCTCGTACCCTCGACGCCAGGCTGCACCGAAGATCGGAGGCCGTATGAGCGACCTGCGCAAAGGAAGTTTCTTGATGGGCCGGGTGATCGCCGGATTTTTCTACCTGATCATGGGCCTCAACCACTTCGGGGCCTGGGAGACGCTGAGCACCTACGCCGCCGATAAAGGCGTGCTCTTTCCCTCCCTGGCAGTGGGGCTGAGCGGCGTGTTGCTGGTGATGGGAGGCGTGAGCCTGGCGCTGGGGCTGCGCCCGCTGCTCGGGGTGATCTGCATCGTGCTGGCGCTCTTGCCGATCACGCTGGTGATGCACAACTTCTGGGCGATCGATGAGGCGGCGGCCCGGCAGGTGGAGTTGACCTCGTTTTTGAAAAACGGGGGGCTGATGGGCTCGGCGCTGATCTTTTTAGCGCTGCGCGAGCCCTGGCCGATGAGTCTGGACGAGTGGATCGACACCTGGCGCTTTCGCCAGCGCCTTCGCCACGCGCGCGAGCATGGCTGAGGCCCCCGAGAGGCCGGGCAGTGATGGTGTAAGCCGTGATTATTTCGCGACGGCTTCGCGCACCGCCTCGATCACGCCGGGCATCGAGGATTCCTGGGCGCGGCGGCGCATCCAGCCGGGCACCGAGCCTTCGGGAGCGGCGTAGACCGAGTAGACAGCCAGGGTGCGGTCATTGTGGCCGTTGAAAGATTTGAGGCTCCAGTAGCCTTCGTTGAAGCGGTAGTTGCCCTCGATCATCGTCCACTGGCGGCGCCACTCCACCGGACCCTCGGTGTGGGTGGCAGTAGTGGTGGAGCGAAGATCGCTCAGCGGGAAGGGCAGCCCCACGACCGTCTCGCAGATCACCGTGTCGCCGTCGCGTGAGACCATGCGCGACTCTTTGATGCGCGGCATGGTGCGGCTGTAGTTGCCGCAGTCGCTGACGATCTTCCAGACATCGGCTGGCGAGGCATCGATCACGCCGGTGACGATCATCCTCGGGATGTCACTGCCGCTGACGTCCTGCGTCTCCACCAGGATCTCGCCGGCGGCTAACTTCTCGTCGTTGGCGGAGGCCAGGGAGGCCGCCAGGGTAAGGGTGAGAAGAAGAGCTGTGCCGAGAGCGTGTCGCATCGTTGAAGATCCTCAAGAGTGAGTGGCGCGTCGCAATGTCTAACCCCGCGTGGGGAAAGGACGCGCTTGCCTAAGCGTGTGAAAGCCCCCAGAGTATAGGGCCTGCCAGCGCGTGAGAAAAGCATCGGCCAGAAGTCCGCGTCCTATCGAGACGAGGCCGATGCGCCATCATTCAAAGTTGTTCAGCCAGGACCCGGAGTTTCGACGTGAGTGAGAGCCTGACCATCCCCGAGAAGGGGCTCGATAAGAAGATGTTGCTTGAGCAGATGCGCGAGCTTCGCGACGCCGACGGCAACTGGCGCGAGGGGCGCACCTGGAGCCTGGTGTATTACGCCGATGAGGAGCATTACGACTTTCTCAAAGAGGCGCATAACACCTTCTTTAGCGAGAACGGGCTTAACCCGATGGTGTTTAAGAGCCTGCGGCGCATGGAGTCGGAGGTGGTGCGGATGTCGGCCGAGATGCTCCACGGCGATAAGGACGTGGTGGGTACGATGACCTCGGGGGGCACCGAGTCGATCCTGATGGCGGTGAAGGCGGCGCGGGAGCGTTTTCGCAAAAAGCGCTTCATCTTCAACGGGCAGCCGGAGCTTGTGGCGCCGGAGTCGATCCACGTGGCCTTTGGCAAAGCGGCGCATTATTTCGGGCTAAAAGTCCGTTACGTGCCGCTCGGCGACGATTTTCGGGTGGATGTTGACGCGCTCAAGCGGGCGGTTAACCGTAACACGGCGCTGATCGCGGCCTCGGCGCCGCAGTACGCCCACGGGGTGATCGACCCGATTGAGGAGATCGGGGCGTTCGCGCAAAAAGAGGACATCCCCTTTCATGTCGACGCGTGTTTTGGTGGCTTCTTTTTGCCCTGGATGGAGAAGCTCGGCTACGACCTGCCGCCCTTTGATTTTCGGGTGCCCGGGGTGACCTCGATCTCGGCCGATGTGCATAAGTACGGGTACGCGGCCAAGGGGGCGTCGGTGGTGCTCTATCGGGATATGAGCTACCTGAAGCATCAGTTCTACATCTCCACCGACTGGCCCGGGGGCATCTACCCCTCACCTTCTGCCGCGGGGACGCGTCCCGGGGGGCCTATTGCGGCGGCCTGGGCGGCGATGAAGGCGATGGGCGAGGAGGGTTATCTGAAGTTGACGCGCAAGACGATGGAGGCGGTGGAGGCCTTGCAGTCGGGAGTGCGGCGCATTGATGGCCTCAAGGTGCTCGGCAGCACCGATGGGCCGGTGGTCTGTGTGGCTTCCAATAGCCCGGAGGTCGACATTTACGCGGTGGTCGACCAGCTCAACGCGAAGGGCTGGAACCTCGACCGGCAGCAAAACCCCAACAGTTTTCACCTCTCGGTGACCGCGAATCATCTGCAGGCGGTGCCGGCCTTTCTGGACGATCTTCAGCAGGCGGTGGATCATGTGCGTGCGCACCCGGAGCTTAAGAGCGAGGGGCAGGCGGCGATGTACGGCATGATCGCCAAGATCCCCTTCCGCGGGGCGGTCAAATTCAGCGTGCAGAAGATCATGGAGGGCATGTACGGCCCCGATGGCAAGGTGCCCGATCTGGGTGGGGAGGCCAGCGAGGATGATGATCTGATCATGCAGCTGATGGATAAGTACGGCGATAAGGCGATGGGGATTCTGGAGAAGTTCGAGAGCTCCAAAGAGGTGATCAAAGACGCGTTGCCGTGGAAGAAGTGAGGTTTTTAGATCAAGGATGTGCGGTGTAAGTCTTTGATATGAAAAGAAAAAGGGACGCGCGATGCGCGTCCCTTTTTTGTTGCTCGGGCTTCAAAAAAATTATTCTTCGGCCGGGACTTCCTCGCAGAAGTCGAGGTCGGGGAAGCCGGCGGGGGGCTCGCAGACGGCGGTGACCGCGCCGCAGATGTCGGTGCACATGTCGGGGGTGCCTTCGGGGACGAGGTCTTCGGGCACGATGCCGCCGGCCAGGGCGGCCTGTCCGGCGGGGATGTCGACGTTGGCGGTGGGGAAGACGACCTGAGAGTCGCCGAAGGTCAGGGTGCCGTCGAAGAAGTCGTTGCCGTCTTCGTCTTTGATGATGTCGGCGTAGAGCACGACGTCTTTGAGCTCGACGGTGGCCACGCCGAGCACGGGCACCGAGACGTCAAAGCTCTCGGTGGTGAGAAAGCGGGTGCCGTCGTTTTCGACGATCTGGCCGCGGGCGAAGAGGGCCCAGCTCTCTTCATCGTCGGCGATGGTGATGACCTCGGGGTCGAGGCTGGTTTTCTCCGCGCGGCTCTCATCCACCTTGCCCTTGGCGCCGGCCAGGGCGAAGCGGCCATCGGATTGGACGCGCAGGTCGCTCACGAGCGTGAGCACGGCGTTGAGGCCGCTGACGCTGAGGCTGCCACCGAGGATGTAGATGCCGTCCTGGAACTCGATGTTGGCGTTGGGGTCGCCGCCGGAGACGCCGAACTGGATGTTGTAGAGGTACCCCGTGCCGGTATCGAAGCCCTCGGGGTCGCTCAAACCTTCGACGATCTCCAGGATGAGCGAGGAGCCGGGGCGAGCGAATTCGGGGGCGATGGTGATGTGTGCGGCGGTGGCGTCGTCGTTAAAGGCGATGCTCATGGCTTCGCACTCGCCATCTGACGCCATGCAGGTCGGGGCCAGGGGCTCGACGTCGGCGGAGGCGGGCACGCGACGCAGGCCGCGGTCGCGTGGCCAAAGGCGCACGCCGACGGTCTCCGGGTCGACGGCTTTGGTGAACTCGAAGACCAGGGGTTCATCGGCGACGGCCACGCGGCTGTCGCCCAGGTTGAGCTGCGCCTCGGGCGGGGCGATGTACTCCTGGCAGCCCGCGCCCAAAAGCGACGTAAGCGCGATCGCAGCGCCAGCGAAGAACGAGATTTTTTTAGAAAAGAAGCTCAAAACGGTTCTCCACGAGGAAGGATCGGACGGCGTCGCCATTTTCGTCGTGCAGCGCTTCGCCCGGGAAGAGCACGGCGCCTTCGACGGTCCAGAAGAAGTTATCGCGCAGACGGTAGCCTAATTGAAGGTCGACTTCGGTTCCATAGAAGCGCCCGGGGGTGCCGCCGTGGAAGTTCAGCGCGCTGTTTTCGATGGGACCGCCGACGTCGTTGAGTGCGGTCTGCACCGCGTCGACCACGCCATCGGGCGTGGCCGACCAGGCGGCCAGCACGCCGGCGCGGGCATAGAGGTTATGCTCGGCGGTCTTGAGCATATCGACGTAGATCTGCGGGAAGATCGCGATGGCGTTGGAGAAGCGGCCATCGCTCTGGATCTCGGTGAGCGGGAAGCTGTCGACGTCGGCGTCGGCGAGGTTTTCGAGACCGACGCCGACGGAGCGGGCGGACTCGAAGGCCAGGACGTGTTCGAAGAGGAGCAGGCCGACGTTCATGTCGCGCGCGAAGCTAAAGGAGGTGATCGGGTCGCCGGCGCGGGGGTTGGCGTCGCCGCTGGCGTAGTTGCCTTCCAGGGTCAGGGTGACCGGGCCCAGGTGCACGTCGACGACGCCCTGGGCGCCGTAGCCGCGCATCTGCTGGGTCTGCACCTCGGCGTTGGTCAGGGCGGCGAAGCCTTCGCTGATCTCGGTGGTTTCGCCGCGAAGGTGCGAGAACTGCAGGCGAAGATCGACGTTGTTGACGCCGGTCTGGAAAGCCAGGGGGAAGCCGTAGATGCGGCTGTTGAAGCGGTCGTTGCGCAGGTGCACGAAGGTGGCCGAGGCCTGAAAGCCCTGCCAGTCGAGCCCGAACCAGTCGGCCTCATCGACGAGCCACTGAAGGTTGAGGCCCATCTGACGAAGATCGTCGTCGGTGCGGGCGATGTTGTCGTGCTTCATGAAGTCGTAAAACATCCCCATGATCACGCCGCGGTCGAGCGAGGTGTCGGGGGTGTGGTCGGCGCCGTAGCGCAGGGTGTTGACGATCTCGTTGAGCTTGGTGCCGAAGAGGATGCGGTCGACGCCGTCGGAGTACTGGCTGACCCCCCAGCGGTTGTGGCGGCCGCCGTCGTGGGCGTTGACCGTGGCGCCGTAGTTCAGGGGCTGGCGGCCCACGCGCAGCAGACCGATGGGCAGCATGGCGTCGGCGTAGAGGTAGTTGACCTCCAGGAGCGGGGCGCTGGTGAGGACCGGGCCGTAGCTCTCGCGATCGAAGGGATCGCCGCCGGGCAGAAGGCCAATCTGCCAGCGGGTGAGGTTGGGGCGTTTGGTGGCCAGGGAGACCCCGGAGTTGGATGAGGGGTTTCCTAAGAAGCGGCCGTTGTCGCCAAAAAGTACGCCGTCGAGGGCGTCGAGCTGCACGGTGACCGAGCCCACCCCTTCGAGGCCGGTGGAGGCGTCGAGGCGAAAGCGCTGCTCGGTCCAGCCGATGTCGCGCACGGTGGTGCCGTTGAGCTCGATGGGCGTGATCTGCAGGGAGCGCACGCGGTATTCGCTCTTGGCCTGGTAGGTGACGCGGCTCTTTTCGAGGTCTTCTTCGGCGTCGATCACGCCGGGAGCGTCGATGCCGTCGGGGGGCAGGGTGGCGGGCTCGGGGACGGTGGTGGTGAGCTGGCCGGGCTCGTCGCGGCTCTCGAAGTCATACACTCTGGGCGCGTCGTCGGCGGGCGCTTCGGTGGGGGAGGCACCGGTGTCATCGCCTGTATTTTCGGCGTCTTCGTCGGGGTCGGCTTCGGGCGCAGGCTCGGCGCGCTCGTCCTCGTCGGGGGTGTTCTCGTCGGCGCCTGGTTCGTCAGAGTCCGCGTCTTCTGGCTGGTCGTCGTCTTCCGTTTCCGCGTCATCGGAGGCCGAGGCCTCGGGTGCGGGTGCGTCGGTGGGATCGGGCGCCGGCGCGTCCTGAGCAAAGGCCGGGGCGCTGGCCAGGAGCGCAGCGATGATCAGCGCGGGGAGGAGGCAAGGGCGGGAGGATGAGAACACAGAGGACTCCAGCGAAAATGTTTTCACTTCAATCAGGTGCGCCAGCCTACTCGTTAGAAAGAGGGCATCGCAAGCGCCGAGGGGCAACATAGATTGACGCAGCGCGCCATTCGTAGCGCGCGTGTCGTGAGTGATGCGGGGGAGGTTAACCAAAAGGTCAACTTCCGAAAAGGTCGGGGAACATCATGAGCGCGGCCACGGTGCCGATGGTGCTGCCGAGGTTGGCCAGGATGAAGACCAGCGCGATCTTGGCCAGGCGGTTTTGCCACCAGCCTTTGAGGCGCGCGATGTCGTCGCCGACCTGCTCAAGCTCTTTGATGCTGGGCGGGGCGACGAGAAGTTGCACAAGTCCGCCGACCATGCCGGCGCCGACGGCCGGGTTGAGCGAGACGATGGGGGCGCTCAGCGCGCTGGCGAGGATCGTGAGCGGGTGGGCAAGCGCCGCGCCGGTGGCCAGAGCGGTACAGATGGCGTTGACGACAAACCAGGTCAGGAGCGCCTGGCGCATCGTGGAGGGGTCGCCCAGGGCAAAACCCAGGATGAAGGTGGCGATGATCGCCGCGCTGAGCGCCCAGGGGAAGATGCGCGAGAAGAGGGATTTGGCCGGCACAGTGTCGGCGCAGGCGTGGGGATCGGGGGCGCTTTGAAGGAGGTCGGCGACCCGGTCGGCGTGCACGGTGCTGAGCACGGCGACGACCTCCGGGGCGTCGATGGCCTCGATGCGGCAGGCGATGTGGGCGTTGCGCTCGTCGACAAAGGCGGCTTTGGCCGCGGGCAGCGAGAGCTCCAGGCGTTTTAAGCGGCGCGCCACGCGGTCGCGGTGCTCGGAGGCGGGGCGAGCTTTGGTGCGGCGGAAGGAGCCGAAGGTCAGGGTAAGGGTGAGCATCAGGCGCATCCACACCGGGGATCGCCGCCAGGCGCGCAGCCCCGTGATGGTCATGTCGCGGTCGACCAGGTGGGGCTGTGCGCCGCTGCTGCGGGCCTCCTCGATGGCCACGCGGAACTCGTCGCCGGGCTCGGTGCCGTCAAAGGATCCAAAGCGTTTCTGGAAGATGCGCAGCGCCAGGTAGGCGTTGAGCAGCGTGCCTTTTTTAGCTTTGAGGACGTCGATGAGGTTGAGCGCCTGCCAGCTCTCCTGGTCGCCGATCCACTCCAGGCGCTGGGCGTCGATCTCCACGGCGAGCGCCTGTGGGCGAAGATCCTGCAGCGTGGCGCGGAGCGCGTTGAGCGAGGCTTCGTCGACGCGGGGAAGATCGAGGATCACAAAGCGGCGATCGCCCCGGCGCACCACCTGGCGATGAACCCCGGGGGGCGGCACTGCCAGCGCCTGACTCTCATCGGGATCATAAGACGCCGGCGTTGCGCTGGCCTGCGCCTCGGCGCCTGGCGCGCCGGGGGGGGCCGTTGTCAACGCCGCGGGCGCTGGTGTAGCGTCGCCGACGTTATCCGCCGCGCTGGACGCTGATCTGGGGAGCTCTGAGGACACGATGAAACCGTTAGCATTTGCCGATATCCATTGCCACCCAACCTTCTACGCCTTTAATCGGCTTCGCAACACCCCCGAGGAGCAAGACCCCTCGGTGTTTCATCCCTGGATCGAGCTTGAGAGCCATCTGGAGCATCAGCTGGCCGGGGCGCGGGCGTCGGATTATGTGCAGACGAACTTTTCGCGGATGATCGCAGGCGATGTGCGCCTGATCTTTGCGAGTTTTACGCCGATTGAGCGCGGCTTTTTCATCGGCAGCGACTCCGGCGATGAGCGCCCCTTCAAGGAGGAGCTCGCCGCGTGGTTGCGCCTGAAGCGGCCCGCCGAGGTGCTTTCGAAGCTGGCGGCGGGTGATGTCTCCGGGGCGGCGCAGAAAGCGCTGGGGATTCTGCGCAACAACGGCCCGCTGCGCCAGATCGTGCAGCGGGTGGTGATGGGCTACGGCGCCGATCGCGTCGCTCACCTTTCCAGCTCAGCCTACGATTACTGGGAGGAGCTGCTGCTCGAATACGACTTTTTGAAACGCGGCGATCGGGAGCGCCATAAGGTGGAGTTTGCCACCGGGGAGGGGCCGCGGGTGGTGGAGGGATCGTATCGGGTGGCCACCGGCGTCGATGATGTGCAGGCGGTGATGGAGCGCAACGAGGATGACCTGGCGGTGGTGCTCACCATTGAGGGCGGGCACGTCTTCTCGGTGGGCACGGACCTTAAGCCGGTGGATTTGAGCGTGATGCTTGAGCGCATTGAGGCGCTCAAAAACTGGGAGCATCCGGTGCTCTTTCTGACGCTTGCGCACCACTTCGACAACGGGCTCTGCGGCCACGCCCACAGCCTGGTCGATGCTGCCGACTGGATCATGGATCAGGAGACTCGCCTCAACCAGGGCTTTGATCCGGAGCGGGGGATGCCGGTGGTGCGCGCGCTGCTGGACCTGGATGAAGATCTCAAGGATCGGGGCGGAAAGCGCATTCACCTGGACGTGCGCCATATGAGCGCGCGCAGCCGTAAGGCGTATTATGCGCA is part of the Lujinxingia vulgaris genome and harbors:
- a CDS encoding MutS-related protein, translated to MNEWKNQQGVGAERGAPADFADATTLKVVGARDLLARLRPLSEAGRARAAQVHIFRNAEAQRWDAEVERLRTLDLWRQDHPDVQRPIADALGELPALERPLRRLQLAEVLRDAELFEVKRFLFYALAIFEAAAGADGLPRPGDPGFEVLRETMASMHPEAQPSARFHLSDQLDAALARARKAHRRTGRELRKVRDAAEAEICERLGGRFDVRGRYRPEAGITPDDHRLAYRAGAWQLVDEAVVEAEAVVARAGEEVETCEQQVRGRLSELLTRVLPQLEGALEALVRFDEGLARVRLREAIGGCWPRRDEQAGLEVVQGRDPRQVDRIGDEVQAIDVALDSPVTVVLGPNMGGKSALLKLVGLCQFCAQAALPVPAGGCTFGLMEGLIYVGSEEGGVAEEEGLSSFGREVRRLVAHWEGAAPRLWLLDEPGRGTHPAEGARFARSVIEARQQAGDRVVAATHFPEIAAADDVARLRIAGLQVSDEALRAALASGDRQDVAGLTAALRALMDYRPQPSRATDVPRDAWRVARALGLDLGDEG
- the csrA gene encoding carbon storage regulator CsrA codes for the protein MLTLTRKVGESIRIGEEIEIVVKEIRRNQVRIGIVAPRDVPIYREEVYEAIQEEQGDDEEP
- a CDS encoding DUF4912 domain-containing protein is translated as MSQRGETQLVLLWRDPEVGYVYWELAGEVRPREAWARLMRLRSDREWEELERWRIDEALSGRFVRVDQGRASYRAELGVVGSDGSFEVRVSSEVSEAPGRSPGEAAPRFVRVMLSEKRGLSWEPTEHTHPSLGRFLPGEGERPSSAAFAKAQKDSGVRSSEGDA
- a CDS encoding glycoside hydrolase family 57 protein → MKTYLSVVLHAHLPFIRHPEHAYHLEEMWFYEAMHETYLPLLQALDRLEADGVEGKVTLSLSAPLIAMMADGLLRERFVAQLERMRDLARAERAHGERPQGARELSDYYEARFEGLRTYYLDELGGDVLARFKHHAQGHRLELMTCVGTHPILPFLESDAGRRAQIRAGIAEFEQHLGFRPRGIWIAECAFAPGIDRLLAEEGIAFACLEDVGILTADAPPVYGTYSPLVSPAGVAFFGRDQLASAQVWSASEGYPGDYDYREFYRDLGYDLPMEVVAPYIHPDGIRHHTGLKYHRITGDVDLGDKDFYRPEVAARRAREHASHFVHARRDQGRDLFEKLGQRPAHLTCSYDAELFGHWWFEGPLFLEAVLREATHHEELQLVSPLDYLAEEPVQQQATPGISTWGEESYFGVWLDPSNAWIYRHLRNAEARMLELVEDVERGGPGEDPNLGRALRLMGQQLLLAQASDWAFIMKTGTTVEYAHRRQAGHLEHVEALAEMIASRAVDIELLDALEARYPIFGTLDAAWWRDEAKVALSVGS
- a CDS encoding DoxX family protein, whose product is MSDLRKGSFLMGRVIAGFFYLIMGLNHFGAWETLSTYAADKGVLFPSLAVGLSGVLLVMGGVSLALGLRPLLGVICIVLALLPITLVMHNFWAIDEAAARQVELTSFLKNGGLMGSALIFLALREPWPMSLDEWIDTWRFRQRLRHAREHG
- a CDS encoding SRPBCC family protein; the encoded protein is MRHALGTALLLTLTLAASLASANDEKLAAGEILVETQDVSGSDIPRMIVTGVIDASPADVWKIVSDCGNYSRTMPRIKESRMVSRDGDTVICETVVGLPFPLSDLRSTTTATHTEGPVEWRRQWTMIEGNYRFNEGYWSLKSFNGHNDRTLAVYSVYAAPEGSVPGWMRRRAQESSMPGVIEAVREAVAK
- a CDS encoding pyridoxal phosphate-dependent decarboxylase family protein, producing the protein MSESLTIPEKGLDKKMLLEQMRELRDADGNWREGRTWSLVYYADEEHYDFLKEAHNTFFSENGLNPMVFKSLRRMESEVVRMSAEMLHGDKDVVGTMTSGGTESILMAVKAARERFRKKRFIFNGQPELVAPESIHVAFGKAAHYFGLKVRYVPLGDDFRVDVDALKRAVNRNTALIAASAPQYAHGVIDPIEEIGAFAQKEDIPFHVDACFGGFFLPWMEKLGYDLPPFDFRVPGVTSISADVHKYGYAAKGASVVLYRDMSYLKHQFYISTDWPGGIYPSPSAAGTRPGGPIAAAWAAMKAMGEEGYLKLTRKTMEAVEALQSGVRRIDGLKVLGSTDGPVVCVASNSPEVDIYAVVDQLNAKGWNLDRQQNPNSFHLSVTANHLQAVPAFLDDLQQAVDHVRAHPELKSEGQAAMYGMIAKIPFRGAVKFSVQKIMEGMYGPDGKVPDLGGEASEDDDLIMQLMDKYGDKAMGILEKFESSKEVIKDALPWKK